Within the Catalinimonas niigatensis genome, the region GAAGATGCTGAACTCACCACTATTTTCGGTAGGTAAAGACAGGTGAAAAGCCAGATCCTGAAAAGTGATGGCTTCACCACCAAAGTCCAAACCCAGGCCGTTGGTCAACAAACCTACCGTAGAATAACGATAATTAGCAAGGTAAGAGGCTTCCCCTCCTTCTTTAAAAGGACCTTCGGCAGCAAATTCCAGACCGATCAATCCTAGCTGTGCGGTGTATTCTCGCTGCTGGCTATTGCCTTTGCGCAGTTTCATGTCAAATACGCCGCCTATGCTGTTGCCAAAAGGAGCAGGAAAAGCACCGGTAAGAAAAGCAGAGTTGCCCAGCATCTGTGCGCTGAGTACCGACTGGCTACCTCCTCCCTGTACCCGGCGGTCATTGAAAGTCCCTGCATTGGAAAGGTGATTAGGATTCACAATGTCTATGCCTTCTAAGCGCCAAAGTACACTGTTGGGAGAATTGCCTCTCACTGAGATATGATTTGCCTGATCGTTGGTGCCTACTACACCGGGGAAAGAAGTAGCCAGTCGGGCAGGATCGAAGAAGGTAGCAGCATAGCGCCGGCTTTCTTCCACCGTAAATTCACGACTGCTCACCGGATCAATGTTAGGAGAGGGAGCTACGCTTTCTCCGCTAATCACCACTTCTTCCAGATTACGCGGCGATTCTCTGAGAGAAACTTGAAGCACTGTTTCTTTACCGGTATTTACCAGCAGTTCGGGATTGAGATAAGATTGGTAGCCTACAAAGCTCACCTGTAGCACGTACCTGTCAGCAGACACCTCTTCCAGGATAAACTTACCATCTTCACCCGTAGTGGTGCCTATGAGTGGGTCAGTGTCTAACAGATAAACGGCTGCGCCGGGGAGCGGCTGCCTGGTTTCTGCATCCACCACCTGCCCCCGTATGGTTTGCGTCAGTGACTGCGCATAAATAGTTTGAAAAAAGGCGAAGATAAAAGAGATAAAAATGCTTATAAAAAGAGTCGGCTGCTTCATGGTTATTTCAGGATCTTCGGATCGGTATGAGTCACGAAAATACAATATTTTAGCTTAGCTGCTCAATGATTTTTGTCAGGTGGATTTGGAAAAAGAAAAGCAGCAAGGGTGATCAGTGGCCGCTTTGGATATCGGTCACTCACCAGAGGCTAGCGACTGTACTACATCATTTACCCTGCACATTCAACTGGCTCATAATTTCTTCAATGGCAACCGGATCAAGTTTCTGGTCGCTTTTAAAGTTACTTCCGTGGGATTAATTACTTAGCAGGCGGGATGCTCAGTTGCTGACAGACTTTCTTGCACAGCAGATCAGATAGCTCACGATGACGACCCACCGCCGACTGTTGTCCGTTGGCCGGGTTCTGATAGATAGCATGGTTGGCTCCTTCACGCAATAATACGCAGCCATGTTGACGCAGATGTTTGATCAATTGATTTCGTTTCACGAAATCAATTCTAATTCTTCCCGAATAACCTGTCTGCCCTGATAGGCTTTCTCAGTGGCTTCCCGGTTTACTTCCATAAGAAGTTGTAATGCATCTAGTAAATTGGCTTTGACTTCTTCTATGCTCTTACCCTGAGAGATAGCAGCCGGTAATTCTTCTACCTGACCTACGTACCAACCTTGGGAATCTTGTTCTATGATAGCGGTAAACTTCATGGTGATTTTTTTCTCAAAGATAAGGTATTTAACGTAAGTGTTTTTATCACAAAGTACCAAAACTACAATTCTTCTACTTACCCTGCACATTCAATTGGCTCATAATTTCTTCAATGGCCCGATCTAATTGAGGCTGCTTATTATCCAGTCGGTCTTTGAAAGTCTGGGCGACATGGATATCCGGTTTCACCCCTTCTTTTTCCAGGTTTTTGCCATCCAAAGTATAGCAACCCCAGGAAGGAAGACGGTAGAATGAACCATCTACCAGACCTTTGCCGGAGGTAAAAATAATCCAGCGATAAGTTTCTGTACCTATAATGGTTCCCAAACCTAAAGCTTTGAAACCAGCAGCCGTCATTTCCGCATCACTCAGACTCTGTTCGTTGACCAGCAACACAATAGGTTTGGCAGCGGGAGCAAAGTTAGGTTGAGAAGTAGCTGTTCCACCGCGGTATTTCCACTGCAGATAAGGCTTACGGCTCAGAAAGTTGAGCACCATATCATGCACATTGCCCCCGGTATTGTAGCGCAGGTCCAGAATCAGAGCTTCTCTCTCATCGGCTTCGGCAACCATCTCTTCGGCAAAAGCTTCGTAAGAACCCATGCCCATATTTTTCATATGTACATAGGCAATACGCTCATCAGCTTTTTCATTGACATACTGCTGATTTTCTTCTATCCACTCGTCATATAGGTTGGTACGAATGGCATAATAGGAAGTAGGATGCAACTTGACTTCATGTGCTTTGCCTCTCCTCTGAAAAGTCAGCAGTACTTCATCCTTACCGCTGGGCTTGGTGAAATAATATTCCCGATTTTTGGTGGTATCAATGGCTTCTCCATTCACACGGGTCAGCCTATCGCCCGGCTGTATGTCTTTTCCTTTGACATCGGCAGGACTGTTTTTGACGATATGCGTTACCTCATAAGGATTGTCTTCAGAAAACTGTATGCCTGTCGCCAAAGTATTGAAATCATAATAGGCCTTTTCTTCCTCGCCGTTGGAGTAAAAGCCCAGGTGGGACGAGTTTAACTCTCCCAGCAGATTATCAGTTAGGTGGCGCAGGTCTGAACGGGAATTGATATAAGGCAGAAACGCAGCGTATTTATCCCGCATGGCCTGCCAGTCAATGCCGTGAAAATCTTCGTTGTAGAAATTTTCTTCCAGATTGGCCCATAGCTCATAATACATTTGCTCAAACTCATCCTCAAGCTTACGGCTAAATTGATAGGAAATATCAATGGCTTCAACCTTGCCTGCCTCCGGGTCAAGGGTATGGATTTTATCATCGGCCCATAGGTAGTAATTGTCCTCTGCTTTGGCAATACCAAAACCATACACATTTTCCAGCCCTTCTATTTTTTCGGTTTTATCATCTTCAAAAGGTTCTATTGTCGTTTTCCAGAGACTGTTTTTACCTTTGTCATGATTAGAAATGTAAAAGACGATCAGCTTTTCATCTTTCTGAATGACATAGGGGTCTGACTGCTCTCCCACACTGGTGCTCACCTGATCCAGCCGTTTCATCAAATCCTCAAAGTTGATTTCTACTTTTACCTTCTCTTTTTCATCATCTTCAGCTTCATCCTTATCTTTGTTGTTCTTCTTCTTGTCTTTGCCTTCATCATCCTCTTCCTTGTCTTCCTCTTTAAATAGCTCATCAAATTTATCTGAACGATAGGGTTTTTCGTAGCGGTCAAAATGCATGCGGTAGATATGAGCGTCTTTGGTTCCAAAAGGATAACCGGGGTTGGTACGGTCGGTAGAGAGGAAAAGCGACTTGCCATCAGGCGACCAGAAGGGTTGGACCTCCGATACACCCGTGCTGGTGATGTTGGTACTCTCGCCCGAATTCAGATCATGTACAAAAATGTCTTGCTCAAAATCCCGGTAAGCGGTGTAGACCACATACTGATCATCAGGTGAGAAATATGGAGTAGAACTATAAAAGCCCCAGATCTCATCTTCAGCCAGCGTCTGGCTGCTGAAGTTTTCCAGGTCCATGAGCTTTATTTCATTTCTTCCACTCAAATATACCGCTTTGGTTTTATCAGTGTTGAGCGACATCTGCCGGTTATTCTGGGTATCGCTGGTCAGCTCTTTTACGGTGCCACTGCCATCGGCAGCCATGGTAAACCAGTTCTGGTAACCGTTGACCGTCTGGCTGAAGATCAGGTTTTTGTCATCTTTGAGCCAGCTGACTTCGCTCACTCTGCCCATGGGATTGGTTTCCAGTTGCTTCACGTATTTACCCTTCACATCCGACACAAAGAGCTCACCACGGGAGACGAAAGCCAGTTTCTTATTGTCAGAAGAGACATCAAAGTAGGAAATTTTATCTTTCACATTAAAATCCTGGGCTTTGTTAAGCGTCAGGTTGCGGGGCACACTAAAGCTTAGCTTTTCTGTAGAACCATCATTAGCATGGTAGACATGCAACTGATAGTCTTTGACAAATACGATCTTCTCTCCGTTGGCTGATACCTGCGGATGCATCACCGAAGAGTTGTAATCGGTAAGCGGCTGTTGGCTGCCATCTTCCTGCAACTGATATAAATTGTACTCTCCGTTGGCTTCGGTAGAGACAAAGAAAACTTTACCATCCTGAGAAATGGTCGTCCACATCTCTTTTCCTTCGTAGTCGGTATATTTTTTAAATTCTCCTGTGCTGGGATTATAGGATTTGATATCAGGGCTGTAGGCACCTTTATAGCCTTTACGACTGGCAAAACGCGCGCTCTCCCATGTTTCGTTAAAGAACAATTCTCCCGAAGAAGGATGCTCCACCACATCATGCACGGTATTGAAATAATTGCCAAACAGCCGCTGTGGTGTTCCTCCATTTACATTCACCTTGTAAGCAGAAAAGCTGTTTTCCCGGTCAGAAGTAAAGTAGATGTGCTGCGAATCCCATGACCAGGAGTCCACTTCGTCCGAAGCTTCATGAAAAGTAAGTTGCTGAATTTCCCCTCCGTCAATAGGAGTCAGGAAGATATCCTCACTACCATACTGGGAACCGGTAAAAGCAATCCACTGTCCATTGGGGGAGATATAAGGGTGGGTTTCTTCACCTTCCATGCCAGTCAGACGCATCGCCAGTTTCTGCCCTTCGTCCAGGCGCCACAGATCGCCTTCATAACTGAACACAATACTTTGCCCGTCCGGTGAGATGGTAGGATGTGCAGCAAAGTAGACATCTCCTTTCTGCGCATAGCTGAAAATAGGAAGCAAAAAGATCAGGGATAGCAATCTTGTGTAATCTCTCATGATATTAGGTTTCTGTTGTTCAATCTTTATTTTCTCTATTCAGGAAAGAGTGAGGCATCCATGCTGGGGATGAGGCTCATGGCATTTTTATAGTAAACCTTCTTTAGCACTTCATCCGGCAGATCCAGGCCGTACATCCTCCAGAAGGCATGGTATCTTTTATGATAAGGGAAATACTCATCAGCGGTTTCCAACACCCTGAAATAAGTAGGGAACTCCTCCGGCTGCCAGCTGTCTTTACCAAAAATAATTCTATCCTGGTATTTGATGAAAAAAGCTTTGGCATGCCGTGGCTGTCTGCCCAGTTCGGCAATGACTGCGCCTATGCCTACATACATATTGGGATATCTTTCCATCAGTTCGCCCAGATGATCCAGGTCATTGGCATACCAGCCCATGTGGGCATTGATGAATTTGGTGTTGGGATGCTTGGCAAACACATGATGCTGCTCCTCTATGATTTGTTCCCATGGCGCAGGGTCAGTGGCAGTGCGCTTACGGCCTGTATGGGTTTTCAGTTCTAACCAGCGTTCATTTTTGGCATCCAAGGAATCCCAGAAAGGCTTAGGATCAGCGGAATGGATGAGTACCGGAATGCCCAGCTCACCACATTTGGCCCAGATAGGATCAAGGCAGGGATCGTCTACCGCTACTCTGTTGCCATGCACATCTTTGACACTCAAGCCCAGGCTTTTAAAGATTTTCAATCCTTTGGCACCGTTCTTCACATCTTCTTCCAGTTCCTTCACTGCATTTTCCACCCAACCTTCTTTACCAATATTCCTGAATGAGACATTGGTAAAGAGGATAAAGCGATTAGGGTATTCCTTCTGTATCTTTTCCATGGACTTGGCCAGATGCTCAGTAGAATTGATATCAAAACCGGCGGGTGACCTTTTGAATCCACGTCCGCTGAGGTTGACCATCACCGCCATGTTCAGGGTGTCCATGGAGGCAATGGTGGCCGCCAGATCCTGCTCCGGCATGTTGTACTGATGGCTGTGGATATCCACAAAGGGAAATTTAGCCCGCTTTACGATATGCTCCGGCACTACCAAAGTGGAAGGCGGATCATATTCTTCAAAACTCAAAATCAGTGTATCCTTTGGGGCTTCTTCCTGGGCCTGAACTCCTAAGCTGCTCATGAAGCAGCAGCTAAGCGCAATTACAATTTTTTTCACAAATAGAAGGAGCTAGATTTTTACGATGATTTTCTTTTTGTACATGATCCAGATAGGAATGAAGCACAACATGAGATAGAGCAGCGCCCAGACAAAGGAGGCCAGCTCCATACCCAGCCCTAAGCTTACCAGTGCTCCGTAACTCTCTGCCTTCAGACCTGCGCCATCACCATCCAGATCCAGGACAAAAGCATCAATGAGGATACCATGCAATACATAGGCGGTAATGGCATTCATGCCGAAAGCTACGAAGAATGGTGTCCAACGCTGATACTTCAGTATATCTATCAGCCAGTACAAACTGCCCAGCAGCAGGGCTGCCATGCCTGAGGAAGCCAGCACATAGGAGCTGCTCCACAAATTTTTGTTGATGGGAAAAACCTGATCCCAAAGATAGGCCAGCGCACAAAGTGCAGTGCCTATCACCATCATCCAGATGATTTTATGCTCTCCACTTTTTTTGCTCATGATAAGATAACCTGCCAGTATACCTGTCAGTCCGGTCACTACAGCGGGAATGGTACTCAGTAAGCCCTCAGGGTCCCAGGTTTCGCGGTACAAACGCCCGGGCATGGCTACACTATCCAGCCAGGCAGCCAGGTTAGTTCCCGGCTCCAGATTGGCAGGACCTACTCCCGGTACGGGAATCAGCACCATCATCAGCCAGTAAGCTACTAAAAGTACAGCACTTAGAATGGCTATTCCCTGCCAGGTTCTGACTTGCAGGAAAATCAGACTGCAAATGAGATAAACCACAGCAATACGTGTCAATACACCGGCTACTCTGAGGTTGGCAAAATCAAAATCAGGAAAGAGGGCCAGAAACATAGCCAAAGCAAAGATGATGAGCGTTCTCTTCAGTGTTTTGGTGATCAAGGGGGTCTTGCTCATACCTTTGGCCAGACGCTTGTTAAAAGCCAGGGTAATGGAGACTCCCACCATGAAAAGGAAGAAAGGAAAAACCAGATCGGTAGGTGTAAGTCCATGCCATTCTGCATGCCGCAGGGGCGGATATACATATTCCCAGGTACCGGGTGTGTTGACGATGATCATTCCGGCAATCGTAATCCCTCTCATCACATCCAGTGACAGGAGACGTTTGGAAGCTACCTCAGAATTTTTTAGCAGACTTTGGTCAAGATCAGAGGCAGGTGTAATGGTTTCGGGCATTTTTATAGTATAAGGTTTGGTTGTGGCTAATATAGTAAACTTGTCACTTGCATATAGAATGTCTTCTTCTGTTTCTGGCTTCCCTAGATGGTATTTTCACTAAAATTGGAGTATGGCTAATAAACTACTTTTCTTTTGCTTATTTTTTGAGTCTGGTTTAAGTCCAGCTGATATTTTTCTAATTGCATAAAAATGCACCTTAAATATATGATCTAGGCTTCATGCTTCATAAACATAAAGGACTTTTTAGCGTATTGGGTATCATTATCGTAGGCCTGTTGCTTTTCCTGATTTTCCCATCCAGTGATCATTGGCAACTGAGTATTCCAGAAATTGGATCAGCCTCTTCTCCCCGTGCCATTGACCTGAACCAGGATGGCATATTGGACATTGTGCTGGGAGGAGGAGGGAAGGAGTTTGCTTCCACCGAATATGGCGTCATAGCTATTGATGGGAAGGACGGTTCTTTGCTTTGGCACAAATCTGCCAGGAACCAAATAGTAGGCTCGGCCCTCTTCAAAGATATCAACCAGGATGGAATTCCTGATGTGATTATCGGTGGGCGTTCAGCAGTACTCTATGCCCTTGATGGCAGGAATGGCAGCCTGCTCTGGGAATTTCTACCTGACTATGAGGGGATGGACGCCTTGAACGATACTACCATCCTTAATTTTTTCAATCCACAGTTGATCCCTGATGCTGACCATGATCAGCTAGAAGATATATTGATTGCTTACGGAGGTTTTGTAAAGGCACATCCGGCGCAGAGAGACCGCCCCAGTGGAAGCCTGATGGTGATCAGCAGCAGGGATGGTAAACTCCTCGCTAAAGCAAAAATGCCGGATGGAAGAGAAACCTATATGTCGCCGCTAGTCTATGATTTTGAAGGAAAGCGCAAGCTTGAGGTAATTTTTGGCACCGGTGGAGAAACCATAGGCGGTTACTTATACCGCATAGCTTTACAAAACATCCTTGATGGAGATCTTTCTGCTGCCCTTCCTCTGGCCAGTGATCGGGAGAAAGGTTTTATTGCTCCTCCCGTATTGGCCGATGTGAACCTGGACGGCATCAAAGATATCGTCGCAAATGCAGTAAACGGACGTATGCTTTGCATTGATGGCAAGACTAACCAGAAAATTTGGGATACTACCATAGGTTGGGATTATGAAGGTTATGCTATGCCCGCACCCGGTTTTTTTGTCAATGACGATAGTATCCCCGACTTTTTTGGCTGCTTTGGCTATGGTGCCTGGCCTAATACACTTTTTGCTGTCAACGTTTTGGTGGATGGTCGAGATGGACAGATTGTGTTCAAAGATACCGTTGGCACTTTCCAGTATGCTTCTCCCCTAGTGTTTGATTTTACCCGGGATGGCTTCGAGGATGTTTTGGTGAGTGCGAATATCCCTATCAAAGACTCGCAAGGCAATATCCTTTACCCTTATGGCAACCAAATGAAGGTATTTGATGTGAAAGAAGGAGAGGTACTTACCTTTGACGAGGAGAAGTTGGGTTCAAACCTGGGCTCTACGCCCCTCCTGACGGATCTGGATGGTGATGGCAAACTGGATATCATTTCCTGCTATATGGCTGATGCGGAAAACTTCTATTCCTTTAAAGAGCTGAAAATAGAAAGAAGAGAGCTTGATCTTCCTCTCATAGCGCCTATACCTTGGGGCGCCTATATGGGAAGTGATTTCTCTGCTGTATGGCAGAAGTAACAGAGAAGCTATTATCTCCTCTTAGGATCATTTTGCAAATAAACCGAAGCTCATTTAAAACTCATCAGGCCAAATTAGTAAAACTATCAGCAGGTTAAAGCTTCCCCTAGCTTATCTCAGCTTATTCTCCAAAATCATAAATGTGGCACCTTCCTGATTCCAATAGGTTTTTAGGCTATCCGGTACCGGCGTTCTGACCACAATGCAGGAGCCAAGCAGTATATCATCATCTCCATCCTGATCGGTGTCTGCCACTTCCATCGTCATCCAGCGTCCATGGCTGGCCTGAGGCATCTGCCAGGGGGTAAAAGACAAATCATTTTTTGTCGGGCTTTGATTCTCCAGATACACGGCTCCTGAAGCAGCCTCCTCTTCAAAATTGCCAAAATACGCAATGGCTGCGATGTCAAGGTCTCCATCTTGGTCATAATCCCGGACTGCTGTTTCCGTAGCTCCATACAGGGGAAAAAAGTAAGCCTCCTCAGGAGCTATGTCTCCTTGATTCAGGTAAATTCTGATGCCGTGGTAAGGTTTTAAGGAATAAGAATAATCTGCATTGTCCCCGTTGACATACACAATATCCTTTAGGCCATCGCCATTAAAATCAGCAAGTTCAAAGTAGCTGGAGCCATAGACAGGAGGGAAGCGGAGTAAAGTCTTTTCCCGATATACTCCGGCTTCTTCTTTTTCCAGCAAGACAATTCTTTCGTCTCCCTGCGCCATCAGTACCAGCAGGTCTTCTTTACCATCCTGGTTCCAGTCGTAAGCGATTGTTTTACGGGCACCGGGTTCGGGAATGAGTATCTGCTTTTTGTATGGTCTGCCTTTTTTGAGTAGCACCGCACTGAGTTGCCCGATGTCATTGCCAAATTCACTGATGACGAGGTCCTCTTCTCCATCCTCATTAAGGTCGTGGGCCAGCATGTGTACCGGTCGCCTCAATTGACCCAGGATTGCCTGCAGGCTGTCCTCATGCTGCCGGTACAGCATACCCACCGCCTGATTGGAGGGGTCCATGATTCCCATGCTGAGTAGATAGATTTGACCGTTTGGAAGGCTTAATCTGGAAATGGGCGGACCGGCGGTGAGCATGTCCTGAAGTCTTTCCCCTAAGGGGTTGCTGACAAAAAGCTTGTCTCTGCGATCTCCTACATACAAGTTTTGATTTTGTGCATCATAATCCAGCAGCGTTGTATAGGAAAGTTCACTGCTTAGACGCCGATCATGTGCCTGGAACTGTGGGCTAAGCGCTGAAGGAAAGATGGTTGCCGTGCTGTCCGCTGAAGCCTGGCTCAGATAATACGCCTGAATCTTTTGCCAGTCAGTGAGATTGATCCGGAGTTCTTCCGGAAAGACATCGGCACTCCTCAGGATATGTTCCTCCATCATGGAAAGTCTTTCGTAAGGTCCCCTCTCGTTCTTATGAATTCCCAGATAATAACCCATGCGGGGTAATACGCCTTTCTCCCATACCTCTGCACTTAAAAGCTGAGGATCGGGAAGCAGATGACACTGCTGACAGTAGATATTGGCCAGTTGCTGTCCACCCAGATTCAATGTGCTGTCCATCGGTGGAAAGTGAAGCTGCCGTTCATTGCGGATAACGCGCACAACTTCTGTTCCCCGACTACAGCTGAATAATATAAACAGCCCTGCCATGATCAAGAAAGCTTTTGTCATCCTGCCTGGCTTAGGTCAAGCTTTCTACTTTCTCCATTGAAGTTGTAAATCGTTAATGAAACGATCTGTGGGCTCAGTTTGAGTTTACGGGTAGACTGAGAGAGATAAGTAGCCCCGTAATAAAATTCCATTCTACAGCGGCTGCCATCTGCCATTTCTGCCTCTGCCCAGGCATCCAATGGTTCCAGACTTACTATCGGACTTTGAGATAACTGTTTTTCTGTCATCACGAGCAGGCTGTCCTGGTTTTGCGTAGTCAGATAGATGCTTTCACCATTTTTTCCTCTCAGTTCTGCCAGAGCTTTGGCATCGCCGGGCACATACCAGCCACTGCTCATCAGTTCTACCGCCTGAAAGTTTCCTTTTCCGTCCCCTTTGAGATAAAGGCCGTTCAGTGCATCATACCTTCCGGTAGCGACGTCTGTACCATAATCATTGCCTACTGCCAGTATATCCAGCAAACCATCCTTATCTATATCCTGGGCGAGCATGCCATAAAGCGGAGCGATTTGTGCTTCCATGGGTAAGGGGCGGATTTTGAATTTGCCATTCCCCAGATTTTCCACATAGCTACTTTCCATATGGGTGGCATGATATACCACTGCTTCTTCCAACTGCTCTGCAGTAAAAACACTATCAAGCGTTGCCCGCCCATAGTTTTTGTAGAAAGGAAAGTTTCTCTTCATTACAACCATTTGAGAGATCATATCATCCCGGCTATGTACGGGATAAGATTGAGCAGCGCCTTCTTTGTTTTTGATATACTTGAAAAGTACTGCATCATAGCCTTCGTTGTTGTCAAAATCTTTGGCATATATGGAGAGAGGCTGCTCTTCCGAAGCACGATTCGGTGTGTTCAGTCCCAGATTACCAGCGATATAATCTGTGTCTCCATCATTATCAAAGTCTCCCGCTGTCAGGCTGTTCCACCAGCCTACCTTGCTAGCGATTCCTGTTTGTGCCGTAACATTTTCAAAATTTTCCCCGGTATTTTTAAAGAAAGTGAGGGGCTGCCATTCCGCTGCGATGAGTAAGTCTATTTTGCCATCGGCATCAAAGTCTGTCCAGAGGGCATCGCTCACCATACCAAAATCTATCAATTCAGGACTTACTGCCTCAGTGACATTCACAAACTTTCCTCCTTCATTTTGTAAAATATAGCTACTGACCGGCATGGGATACTGTCCGGGCGAGACTCTTCCACCAATAAACAAGTCTAGGTCTCCATCCTGATCGTAGTCGGCAGCTTTGACGCAAGAACCACTGAGAGAAAAACTTGGTAGTGCCTCGGTATTTAGGATCAGTTTGCCTTTTCCATCATTGATATACAAACGATCCTGGTAAACTTCGGGCTGACCGGCATGCTCATAGCTTCCACTAACAACATAGAGATCATAATCGCCATCGTTGTCTGCATCAAAGAAAAGTACTCCCATGTCTTCTTCTGTCATCTCTCCGCCTTTTATATTTTGAGATTTTTCAAACCTTCCTTCTTTATTTTGTAAGAAGAGACTGCTTTCCTTTCCTGCTGATCCTCCTATGTAGAAATCATCCAATCCATCACCATTTACATCGGCAACGGCTACTCCTGGCCCCATCTGGGAATATTTACGGGGCAAAGTACGCTGTAGGTTAAAATCTATACGGTCCTCTTCATCATGCTGATAGCTGATTCCATACTCCGCATTGGCTTTTTTGAACGTGGTGTTGGCAGGACTAAGTTGCAGTTCCTGGTTGATATCTGGTGACTCCACCGCTGTAGCATCTACATAGGCCAGGCTAAGAACCTGATCTGCTTTTACATTCTTCAAAAGTTGATATTTTCCGTCCGGCCAGAATACCTGGATAGAATCCACTGTTTCATTTGCACCCAAACCGAAATGGGCGGCATTTTCCATGGTGGACAGATATCCTCTGTACAATGCGTTTTCAAAGAATTGCATCTTACCTCCTTCATAGTGGATACTCACTTTTGTGCCTATAGCTCCCGAATTGGAAGGTGAGCCTTTTAACTTTAGCCTTAAGTAGTGATTTGATCCTTTCTCTTTGGTGTTGTAGAGCGTATTTTTGTAGATAAAAGCGCTGTCATTGATATTGTTGACCACAAAATCCAGGTCTCCATCATTGTCCAGATCGGCATAGGCTGCACCATTGGAGAAAGAAGGCTGATCCAGTCCCCAGGCGGCGGTCACATCAGAAAAGGTAAGCTGCTGCCCTTCTTTGGTTCCATTATTCTGGTAGGCGTAATTGGAGATTTTGACTACCGGAATGAGGTTTTGCATGTACATATCACCCGCTACTGCTCCGGCAGGGCCGCTCCGGTAGGAAGCAAAATCCCGGTCAGTTACGTCTTTGGGAAAACCGTTGGTGACGATCAGATCCTTGAAACCATCATTGTCAAAATCAGCCACCAGTGGTGTCCAACTCCAGTCAGTTTGGTATACTCCCGCCAGATGACCGATTTCACTAAAGATTGGGTGTCCATTGACAAAGCCATTGTTGATCTGCATGGTGTTGCGCACATACTGATGCTGGAATCCATATCTTTCGTTGTTGATATAGGTAGTGTAGTTATTGGGTCCAGCCATCTGCTTTTTTCTTTCGTTGGTTTCGGGCAGCATATCCAGGGCAACAATGTCTACCAGACCATCATTGTTAAAATCCACCACATCCGAACCCATCGCTGAATAGCTCTGGTGCCTGAGGTAGTCTGCTACCCGATTGGTAAAGGTGCCATCC harbors:
- a CDS encoding type II toxin-antitoxin system HicA family toxin, translated to MKRNQLIKHLRQHGCVLLREGANHAIYQNPANGQQSAVGRHRELSDLLCKKVCQQLSIPPAK
- a CDS encoding type II toxin-antitoxin system HicB family antitoxin, producing MKFTAIIEQDSQGWYVGQVEELPAAISQGKSIEEVKANLLDALQLLMEVNREATEKAYQGRQVIREELELIS
- a CDS encoding S41 family peptidase, whose translation is MRDYTRLLSLIFLLPIFSYAQKGDVYFAAHPTISPDGQSIVFSYEGDLWRLDEGQKLAMRLTGMEGEETHPYISPNGQWIAFTGSQYGSEDIFLTPIDGGEIQQLTFHEASDEVDSWSWDSQHIYFTSDRENSFSAYKVNVNGGTPQRLFGNYFNTVHDVVEHPSSGELFFNETWESARFASRKGYKGAYSPDIKSYNPSTGEFKKYTDYEGKEMWTTISQDGKVFFVSTEANGEYNLYQLQEDGSQQPLTDYNSSVMHPQVSANGEKIVFVKDYQLHVYHANDGSTEKLSFSVPRNLTLNKAQDFNVKDKISYFDVSSDNKKLAFVSRGELFVSDVKGKYVKQLETNPMGRVSEVSWLKDDKNLIFSQTVNGYQNWFTMAADGSGTVKELTSDTQNNRQMSLNTDKTKAVYLSGRNEIKLMDLENFSSQTLAEDEIWGFYSSTPYFSPDDQYVVYTAYRDFEQDIFVHDLNSGESTNITSTGVSEVQPFWSPDGKSLFLSTDRTNPGYPFGTKDAHIYRMHFDRYEKPYRSDKFDELFKEEDKEEDDEGKDKKKNNKDKDEAEDDEKEKVKVEINFEDLMKRLDQVSTSVGEQSDPYVIQKDEKLIVFYISNHDKGKNSLWKTTIEPFEDDKTEKIEGLENVYGFGIAKAEDNYYLWADDKIHTLDPEAGKVEAIDISYQFSRKLEDEFEQMYYELWANLEENFYNEDFHGIDWQAMRDKYAAFLPYINSRSDLRHLTDNLLGELNSSHLGFYSNGEEEKAYYDFNTLATGIQFSEDNPYEVTHIVKNSPADVKGKDIQPGDRLTRVNGEAIDTTKNREYYFTKPSGKDEVLLTFQRRGKAHEVKLHPTSYYAIRTNLYDEWIEENQQYVNEKADERIAYVHMKNMGMGSYEAFAEEMVAEADEREALILDLRYNTGGNVHDMVLNFLSRKPYLQWKYRGGTATSQPNFAPAAKPIVLLVNEQSLSDAEMTAAGFKALGLGTIIGTETYRWIIFTSGKGLVDGSFYRLPSWGCYTLDGKNLEKEGVKPDIHVAQTFKDRLDNKQPQLDRAIEEIMSQLNVQGK
- a CDS encoding amidohydrolase family protein, with translation MSSLGVQAQEEAPKDTLILSFEEYDPPSTLVVPEHIVKRAKFPFVDIHSHQYNMPEQDLAATIASMDTLNMAVMVNLSGRGFKRSPAGFDINSTEHLAKSMEKIQKEYPNRFILFTNVSFRNIGKEGWVENAVKELEEDVKNGAKGLKIFKSLGLSVKDVHGNRVAVDDPCLDPIWAKCGELGIPVLIHSADPKPFWDSLDAKNERWLELKTHTGRKRTATDPAPWEQIIEEQHHVFAKHPNTKFINAHMGWYANDLDHLGELMERYPNMYVGIGAVIAELGRQPRHAKAFFIKYQDRIIFGKDSWQPEEFPTYFRVLETADEYFPYHKRYHAFWRMYGLDLPDEVLKKVYYKNAMSLIPSMDASLFPE
- a CDS encoding acyltransferase family protein; amino-acid sequence: MPETITPASDLDQSLLKNSEVASKRLLSLDVMRGITIAGMIIVNTPGTWEYVYPPLRHAEWHGLTPTDLVFPFFLFMVGVSITLAFNKRLAKGMSKTPLITKTLKRTLIIFALAMFLALFPDFDFANLRVAGVLTRIAVVYLICSLIFLQVRTWQGIAILSAVLLVAYWLMMVLIPVPGVGPANLEPGTNLAAWLDSVAMPGRLYRETWDPEGLLSTIPAVVTGLTGILAGYLIMSKKSGEHKIIWMMVIGTALCALAYLWDQVFPINKNLWSSSYVLASSGMAALLLGSLYWLIDILKYQRWTPFFVAFGMNAITAYVLHGILIDAFVLDLDGDGAGLKAESYGALVSLGLGMELASFVWALLYLMLCFIPIWIMYKKKIIVKI